Sequence from the Populus nigra chromosome 17, ddPopNigr1.1, whole genome shotgun sequence genome:
atgagttaactttttaaaagatttcaatatgatcattttttttttaaatatggagAAAATGATAGATTGAATCGACATCTTTTCCCCCACGTCccgggtcatgaattttattgggtttaataactttttttataagctttttctatttaattatatgataaaaataaacactcatAAAATTTAGcacaaacctaaaaataaacactaattTGAGACAATTATCCctagaaaacaaacataaatcaATAATGCAGTCTATTTCCTACGAATAAACTCGTAAAACCCGTGAATCATGTAAGCCGAGCTTGTATGCCAAATCTATGAATTAAGTTATAAATTTTTCTAGaattataatttgtattttaaaaaactgtttttttaactatatgataacaataataaatgacCGCAGAATCAAACACCAACCCAatatcaaaattgtttttagattgcgataatctcataaaagatgaaatgaaaCTAATTATGAAACTGAATTCCCAATTAACCTGatatttaaggatgaaaaaaaaataattttaaaaagctaaactTGTCAGACTCATGAGCCAAGTCAACGAGTCAAACCTGTGAATAGTACATGaactttaaaaagtttaataacaaagttttttccaaaactattttttttaactatataagaaaaaaatggatgataaaaaaatcaagtttaataaaaaaacaccccaCCAAACTCGTAAACCAAGGCATCCCGGTTTACCCTAACAAACTCATAAACCATgttaaccttatagaaaataaaataaaaggaaacaaaaagatgaaatcaacgaaaacaaatttgaaaaacaaattataaaaaaaattaaaaaaaaaacaccgggAATTACCATTATTATTTACAGTGGAACGTATGTAGGTAAATAGTAATTTACTATAACAATCCACAGTTTTTTTCAGGCAAAATCCTCATGAATTTTAGCTTAATAACGAGATGTATGCCCGCGCGCTGCtgcgggcttataaaacaaatatatttaatagggttataattgtgaaccagcactAGATAAGTAATATAAACTAAATGTATGGTGGAATCAATATTTTAtgacggaaaaaaaagttgtgttgatgatcaaaacttagagaatgaacaaaatgatttgtagcaatccacagtgttttgggagaaaagatacagtgctttcgctacatgatttaacttttctgttaataaaaaaataaaaaaattacaaagctaaattctttaccagcttaatttttttaaaaaaaaccagcaaagataattttggaagggaaaaaacccatgaggaaaaacattgtagcaattgacaatgttttgtaaggaaaactatagtgtttttcccaataaaataaaataaaaaaccatttagagaaatactgtagcaatccatagtgttttgtgagaaaaattacaactttcccatatgatttaacttttttgtaattataatttttaaccaacttaatattaaaaaaaatggacaaagataattttggaaaaaataataaaaaaatcatacgggaaaacactgcaataattcatagtgttttaaagaaaaaaaatataaaactaaattcttaattagcttaatattaaaaaaatcaaatctacagatacaattttagaaaaaatatattaaaaaaacacaaaaaaaatcatgttggaaacactgtagcaatttatagtgttttgtgatgaaagctacaatgcttccTCACGTGATTTAAcattatttgtaatgacttgtaattgtaattttcaacaatgttttgtgaggaaagctacaatgctttcccaatatgattaagttttattacaaagttaaattctaaccaactcaatattaaaaaaataaaatcgatgaaaataatttttgaaacaaatattataaaaatagaaaacacaaaagaaactggaaaaaaatcatgtgaggaaaaactgtatcaattcatagtgttttgtgaggaaaaacttgtgttcacttgtaattgcaattcttaactagcttaatatttaaaaaataaaattaacaaagaaaattttagagaaaaacataacaaagtagaaaaaaatcatatgagaaaaaatactatagcaatccacagtaatttgtGAGGAAAGTTATAGTACTTTCCTCATATATTGTAACTGTATTTTTTAACCAgcgcaatattaaaaaataaaataaaaaaaaataatttcaaagaaaatcataaaaaaataaaaaaaatcatgcgaagaaacactgtagcaatcaacaatgtttaaaagaaaaaaattataaaactaaattctcaatcaactcaatataaaaaaaatcaacaaacatagttttgaaaaaataaaaaaaactaaaatagaaaaactatgtgggaaaATACTGTAacaatctatattattttaaagaaaaaaaattatgaaatataatttttaaccagcttaatattgaaaaattaaaatcaataaagataattttttaaaaaaaattaaataaaaaaaaagcaaaggtggcaaaaaaaaaaagaaagaaattttgaaaaaaaaaaaaaaaagagaggaaaagttagaaaaaaaataaaaaataaaaaaaaatactgtaatAATTCGTGGGGAAAGCACTAATTATAACGGCTAGTTAGGCTAGATTGCCAAACCAGTTAGGCTAGATTGCCAAACCAGTACATTCATGGTATCTGTGGCTGATCGTGACTGATTACCCTCGGAGATTTCTGAACGATTAGATTTGGAAGATAATGAATAGACGCTAGTTGTTGCTGATCTGTTAGGACCCGAGTACTAGGCCCACATGGGTAACCAGGGCGTCAATTTCTGGGTCAGGGTTCCATGACCCATGATGTCTTCGTCTGTCAGTGATTTTAGGTGAGTGAGATTCTTACACTATCGCGAGAGCTGAGTCTTACGGTTCCGGTATAATTAAACATatcttaaaagaataaaagttcTTCCGCcaatcaaacatagactacaATGCTAGACGGTTTCTCGATCTCTGTGTTCTCAAATTTGTGGGGATGGTGCATGGTGCATGGTGCATGCTGTAAGGTTTGTGAATGGTGTGACATGACTGCCTCGTTTTGTTTCTCCAGAATTTATGAATTTGGAATATCTTCCGTGTCAGTTTCTTGTTGTTATGGGGTTCACTTGTCCTTAAAGAAAGATGGGAAGGCCCGACAAGCAGAGGAGGGGAGAAATTACAAGGCACAGACTCCTTTCTGCCGCTGTCATGACCCCTACAATTCTACAAAACCTCCCTCTCACTGCTTTGTTGCTCCACCCCACGGGGAATATCTTCAGTGTTAGTTTCTTGCTGTTATGGGGATCATTTgtctttaaagaaaaataggaAAGCCCGAGAGCAGGGGAGAAATTACTAGGCATCTACTCCTTTCTTCATTTGTCATGACCTCTGCAAAAACCTCCATCTCACTGCTCTGTTACCCCACCGCacggggaaaaagaaaagaaacgaaaCTGTGCTCTGCCAAGGGACTTCATGTTCCACTAGATATGACCGGTAGTGGCAGCTAGCGCTCCTATAGTGGTCTAGTGTTGTTTtcttatgataataaaaaaaaaagaaaaaaaatatcacctttttttttaatctccagcataaattaataatttagacAACAAATATCTTGCAATAATGGATGGTGGGCAGTTGTTGATCTGCGCCACTAGGGTAAATTATGGGCATGGTATGGTTACCAATGTAATTTCTCTGGTCCCATGCTAGCAGGCTTCTCAAACATGAATTTGAACATGTCTGGTCGTCTCACCAAGCTTTAACACGACTGGGTGGCCACAAGGATAATAAGCCACGTGGAGTagtttgttaaataatatttatgtaatcttatttattaagagtataatattactttcagtttgacctatatatactttatttgtatttaggttaagactaaacattcataatatactgattattcagaattctaacCTCATTTCTctatttgagcttaattaatttaacatggtatcagagctggtttTATGAAACGAGGCTTAATCCCAAGCACAAGTTCGCGGATCCAACTCTGCGGTGAGTAagattttgtcttccgcttctgcaaaatttgatatttcgtcagtttctgcaattattttggtatttcatctacccttcagcttttgcaatttggtatttgcattcagtttctgcaaattggttttgtgttttggagtaatcgtataattttgagaagatatttgtttagtttctgcaatctctgtttagtttctgcaatttggtattttgttttccgctgcttttgcattctggttctctgtgattgttaattatggctactgaaagagatgattcgcttcagtctgtgagtgtgaggttggatgggaagaactattcgtattggagctatgtaatgcgaacttttcttaagggtaagaagatgtgggggtatgttagtggaacttatatagtacctaagaatattgaggagggggatgctgttttgatagatacatgggaagcaaataatgcaaagatcattacttggatcaacaattctgttgagcattcgataggtacgcagttggcgaagtatgagacaacaaaagaggtttgggatcatctgcaaaggttattcacgcaatcaaattttgcaaaacagtatcaattagagaatgacatacgagctcttcatcagatgaatatgagtattcaagagttttattctgctatgacagatctttaggatcaattggctcttacagaatcagcagaattaaaggcatgtggtgcctatattgagcgtagagagcagcaacgattggtacagtttttaacagcGCTTCGCAGTGACttcgaaggacttagaggttcaattctgcatcgtaCTCCACTGCCTTCTGTTGAATCTAttgtcagtgagttattggctgaagaaatacgtcttcactcttattctgaaaagggaattctttctgcttcaaatccttctgtactagcagtaccttctaagccattctctaatcatcagaacaagccttacacaagggttggctttgatgagtgcagtttctgtaagcagaaggtcattggaaggctcagtgttctaagttgagacagcagaatcaagcttggaagtctagcagtcagtcacaatctaatgctcatcgaccacctcagggttataaaccaccacaccacaatactACAACAGTAGCTTCCCCAGGCTCTATTACCGATCCTAATACTTtggctgagcaatttcagaagtttctctccttacAGCCACAAGCAATGTCCGTTTCTTCCATAAGTCAGTTGCCTCATAAttcctcaggtatgtcacactctaaatgggtcttggattctggtgcttcccatcatatgtctccagattcctcatcttttacctcagtgtcccctttgtcctccattcctgttatgactgctgatgGCACTCCCATGCCCTTAGCAGGAGTTAGTTCTGTTGTCACGCCTTActtgtctctccctaatgtttatcttattccaaaactcaaattgaatcttgcgactgttggtcaaatatgtgattctggtgattatttagtcatgttttctggttctttttgttgtgtacaggatctgcagtctcagaagctgattgggacgggccgtagggagaatggactatatattttggatgagttaaaagtgctagttgctgctgctactactgctaatttgtcttcttttcgtttgagtctttcatcttctagtttttatttatggcattcccgtctaggtcatgtttcatcttctcatttgagatttttggcatccacaagagctttaggaaatttgaaaacttgtgacatttctgattgtagtggatgtaaactggcaaaattttctgctttaccttttaatcgaagtatttctgtttcatcttcaccatttgatttgattcattctgatgtatggggaccttcaCCTGTTTCCATAAAAGGAGGGTCTTgatattatgtctcttttattaatgatcatactcgttattgttgggtttatttaatgaaacatcgttctgaattctttgagatatacgcagcttttcgagctcttatcaaaactcaacattctactgtgatcaaatgctttagatgtgatttgggtggggaatacacctctaataaattttgtcaaatgcttgccttagatggaaccatccaccaaacttcatgtacagatactcctgaacaaaatggtgtagctgaaagaaaacataggcacattattgaaactgctcgttctctcttgttgtctgcctttgttcctagtgagttttggggagaagctgttcttactgctgtaagtttgattaatacaattccatcttctcatagtttgggtctatctccttttgaaaagttatatgggtatgtccctgattattcctcatttagagtctttggttgtacttgtttcgttcttcGTCCTCATGTAGAACGCAGTGAGCTATCCTCTCAATccgctatttgtgtctttctgggttatggtgaaggtaaaaaggggtatcgttgttttgatccaataactcagaaactttatgtgtctcgtcatgttgtcttccttgagcatatacctttcttttctattccatccactactcatagcctgacaaaatctgatcttattcatatagatcctttttctgaggattctggtaatgatacctcttcctatgttcgatcaatttgtactcataactctgcaggtactggtactttactctctggcacgcctgaagctccattctcatctacagcccctcaagcttcatctgagattgtggatccacctccaCGTCAGTCCATCCACATTCGTAAGTCCATaaaactaccagattttgcttattcttgttattcttcatcatttactttcttttttagcttctattcattgtctctttgagccctcttcctataaagaggcaattcttgatccgctttggcagcaagctatggatgaggaactttctgctttgcataagacagatacttgggatctggttcctctacctcctggtaagagtgttgttggttgtcgttgggtgtataagatcaagactaattctgatgggtctattgagcgatacaaagctaggctggttgcaaaaggatactctcaacaaTATGGTATGGACTttgaggagacatttgccccggttgcaaaaatgactactattcgcACTTTTATTGCCGCAGCTTCGGTTCGtcagtggcatatttctcagcttgatgttaaaaatgcattcttgaatggagatcttcaagaagaagtttatatggcaccccttcctggtatttcacatgactcCGGATATGTTTATAAGCTTAaaaaagcattatatggtctcaaacaagcacctcgtgcttggtttgagaaattctctattgtgatctcgtctcttggctttgtttgtagcagtcatgattctgctctttttattaagtgcactgatgcaggtcgtatcattctgtctttatatgttgatgacatgattattactggtaatgatattgatggtatttcagttttgaagacagagttggctagacgatttgaaatgaaggatttgggttatcttcgatatttcctgggtattgaggtagcatactcacctagaggttaccttctttctcagtcgaaatatgttgcagatattcttgagcgggctagacttactgataacaaaactgtagatactcctattgaggttaacgcaaggtactctttttctgatggtttacctttgacagatcctactttataccgcactattgttgggagtttggtatatctcaccattactcgtccagatattgcatatgctATTCATattgttagtcagtttgttgcttctcctactactgttcactgggcagttgttcttcgtattttgcgatatcttcggggtacagtttttcagagtcttttactttcatccacctcttccttggagttgcgtgcatactctgatgctgatcatggtagtaatcccacagatcgcaagtctgttaccgagttctgtatctttttaggtgattctcttatttcttggaagagcaagaaacaatctattgtttctcaatcatccaccgaagcagaatatcgtgccatgacatctactaccaaggagattgtttggttacgttggttacttgctgatatgggaatttccttttctcatcctactcctatgtattgtgaaaaccagagttctattcagattgctcataacTCGGTCTTTCATGAGcgcactaagcacattgagatcgattgtcatcttactcgtcatcatctcaaacatggcaccattgctttgccttttgttccttcttccttgcagattgcagatttctttaataaggcgcattccatctctcgtttttgttttttggttggcAAATTCTCGATGATTGTagctgccgcatcgtgagtttgaggggagatgttaaataatatttatgtaatcttatttattaagggtagaatagtactttcagtttgacctatatatactttatttgtatttaggttaagactaagcattcataatatactgattattcagaattctagcctcctttttctatttgatcttaattaatttaccatAGTTCACATGGAGCTTACTACTTTATgattaattgaatattaatcaATTCTTTTCCGGGTCAATTACGTTATTAACACCCAATTATCTACGTGCTTGCATTGATAATTTCATGCTTACGGAAGGAGTTCTCTTCTAATATCTAATTAACAAGTGATTGCGCTCAAAACTGAGCAAAACCTGGATAAATACAAGGCAATTACTTTCTTTATCCCATtacgttttatttttctttgcttgcATTGAAAGAACTGTTAATCTTAAACGTGGGAAAAGCTTGTGCTATGTATATATGCATATTTTCCACAAATTTAATAATTGCATGTTTACTTTGAAGCCCTCGAGTTGTTGGGAGGAAAGTTGGTGTTGATGTACACTGCTTACTGGTCCAACGTTAATTAATACCACTCGCTGTCCATATATACAACTCTGATAGATTGCCGGGTTTACGGAAGTTATTATAAACCTGCGGAAAAACTTACACTtataggatttttgttttcagGTCGTGAAACAATGGGTGCTGGTGGCAGAATGTCTCCTCCTTATTCCCCCGGGAAGGTGGAATCTCATGTCTTGAAGCGAGCTCCTGACTCGAAGCCACCATTCACGCTCGGGCAGCTCAAGAAAGCCATTCCACCGCATTGCTTCCGGCGTTCTGTTCTTCGCTCATTCTCATACGTTGTTTATGACCTGATCATTGCCTCTCTCTTTTATTACGTTGCTACCAATTACTTCCACCTCCTTCCTCAGTACCCTCTCTCTTATGTGGCCTGGCCGATTTATTGGGCTGTCCAGGGATGTGTCCTAACTGGCGTTTGGGTCTTGGCTCATGAGTGTGGTCATCATGCCTTTAGTGACTATCAATGGCTCGATGACATCGTTGGTCTTATCCTCCACTCTGGTCTCCTTGTCCCTTATTTTTCATGGAAACACAGTCATCGCCGCCATCATTCCAACACAGGCTCTTTGGAGAGGGATGAAGTTTTTGTCCCCAAACAGAAATCTTCTATCTCCTGGTTCTCCAAATACCTCAACAACCCACCAGGTCGTTTTCTCACTATTACCATCACGCTTACTCTCGGCTGGCCTCTTTACCTAGCATGCAATGTTTCAGGCAGGCCTTATGACAGGTTTGCCTGCCACTACGATCCATATGGCCCTATCTTCAATGATCGTGAGCGTGCGGAGATATATATTTCCGATGCTGGTGTTCTTGCTGTCACTTATGGGCTCTACCGCCTTGCAGTCGCAAAGGGGCTTGCTTGGGTTCTTTGTGTCTATGGAGGACCATTACTTGTGGTGAATGCGTTTCTTGTTCTGATCACATATTTGCAGCACACTCACGTCGCTTTGCCACATTATGATTCTTCGGAGTGGGACTGGTTGAGAGGAGCTCTAGCAACTGTTGATAGAGATTATGGAATCTTGaacaaggttttccataacataacagACACTCATGTAGCTCACCATTTGTTCTCAACGATGCCACACTATCACGCCATGGAGGCTACCAAGGCAATAAAACCAATTTTGGGAGAATACTACCAATTCGACGGAACTCCATTCTACAAGGCAATGTGGAGAGAGGGCAAGGAGTGTATTTATGTTCAGCAAGACGAAGGTAAGCCGAAGAGCAAAGGTGTCTATTGGTACTCGAacaaatttgattgaaaatgtCATCACGAATGCATCAGGGAAGTTTCATTTTCCTGTTATAGGAATCTAGCTTCCCTTTCTTCATGGCTTAGGGAGCATCGAATCTTAGAGCTGTTCTTCCTTCCGAATAATTGTCAGCTATTTGAAGGTCCAGTTTGTATTAGTTGCTGTTAATTAAAACCTTGGTTTTAATGTTGGCAAACAAACATTATTTCTTACAAAAACCACTAGAAAATCCATATCCTTGGATGCATGCATTAATTAGCATCTATCTATGATTAAATGAAGAGTTTAAAACGTTATGGGCAACATTGCACGGCATTCTGTAAGGGAATGCCCACAAAAATGGGTCTGTGATCAATGTCATTGCTGTCATGTCATGCAGccatgaaagatgaaaaaatggatcatctttaaaaaaatatatttcgcATAAAACGTGTGAATAAACTACTTGAAAAACATGTCATGTCATTGCtgatttacatgtttttttaacgtaaaaaaaaaacacaaaacaatagtaaaaaagtaaaaatcaaaGTAACCCCTGATGAATATCTTTAAACCACGTAAATATActctaaatttaaatatttaacaaagaaaaaaaaattaaaaaaataaaagttaattctaataggttttttttaaaaaaacaaattagcactgtaattaaacaaatttagtAGAATAACTCtccttttaagattttttttgaagaaataatATTATCTTATCGCGCTTGAAAAGcaaaatattaactaaatatCACTAACACGACACATTTCAAATGAGTAAATTTCTAGCTTCTCAATAATCAATATACCTATCCAGTTCGCGTGCCTCAAAACCCTTTTTCTGCTTCCTCTTTCTCTCCCCCTTTCTCTTCGTTAGTCTTTCTCAGTCCGCCGCTGATTACAGCACCTCGGTCTACAAGGGCTGAGCACAGCAAGCTTTTCAAGATTCAAATGGTGTGTATTCACAAGCCATCTCTGCTCTTTTTGGTTCTATAGTTTCTCAGTCTACCAAAACTAAGTTCTTTAAAAGCACCACCGACACTGGCCTAACCACAATAACTGGTCTCTTTCATTGTCAGCAAACTCCCTCCTTTAACAGACAAACTTTGTGGCAAAACAATAGCGGCAAGAATGCAGCTTTATGGATGCCCGCGGTTTTTAATTTTCACGGTTTAgaatcttaaatatttaataaatattacagTTAAAAATCTGTTATTTCACCAAATTTTTTCACTGTTgtattaattcatttattttttaaatttctatccTAACTGCCCAATTTATACAAGTAGAAAAGATGGTGGGTTGGCGTCGCCATCATTTTGATTCAATGTATGGGCTCTCTCCGGTCAGAATTGATGAGATTGGGGACTCCTATCAAaggattcaaaaaaaaaaaaacccttttgaaatccgattgataaataaaaaaaaaaaaaccatcatataTTTAGAGGATAATAGCATGAGAATTATCCATAAAAGCAATCCAGGCAGGAAGGCAGCCACCCATGTATGAAAGTGGAAACCTTTGGGCCAAGGCTGATCTGATCAAGGATTAGGCTTGGACTGTCTTTTGCATTGGCTATGGACCAAGTGTAAAAATAGGCTCCACATTTGTGGCAGAGTGAGCCCGTTCTCGCTGTTATTTGAAAACGTTCTGCAGCTGCTCCCATCTCTCCAAACCTCACCCTCCCCAATTTTTCCAAATTATTGATAGTTACAGTTAtttccaaaaaattaatttacattattaatataattaataatgtgAATCTTCGTCTAAACTTAAATTACTATAACCTTTTAATTTCCTTCTCGTGGTTGAATATGGACCAAGTTTTTGTTACAGTATTCCTATCAGAAAACTATATGAACGATCATATATCTCCATGACGATTTTAATGTCATTCTCATGAATCAtaaaaatggttgtatatattaaagttaattttattttcaagtggAGGTTTGAAGTTTTAACTCAAAACCTTTAAATAGCATTATCGAACATCGATCTtgtttaaatattatgtttgattagtatttcaaaatataaaaataataaaaatatatttggttaaaatatataaataaaaatataaaataaatttatttctagaataatataaaaaacttgtttttttgtcCCTATTATATCTGTGTCATATCCATATTAATCAAATGCTATTTAAAACAactattaaaatacaatttgatattagtatatatatagtgtttttacatttttttatcaacaaattGAAGATGACTCTGAATTTTTCAGCAAGTTGTTTATTAAACACTGGTAGAGCTGTTTCTACTGTCcagtcatttatttatttatctacaGTGTGTGTCGTCTGTAAAATTGATTAATGTTGGAGtgattaaaagtttttattagtttttgtgttttaaaaatgtttttgaaaaatattaattttttttatttttttctttaaactaatatatttttagtatttttagattattttaaataaaaattactttaaaaaacaatcacaattacACTCTCAAACATGCTATAAATATCAAGGT
This genomic interval carries:
- the LOC133677327 gene encoding delta(12)-fatty-acid desaturase FAD2-like, yielding MGAGGRMSPPYSPGKVESHVLKRAPDSKPPFTLGQLKKAIPPHCFRRSVLRSFSYVVYDLIIASLFYYVATNYFHLLPQYPLSYVAWPIYWAVQGCVLTGVWVLAHECGHHAFSDYQWLDDIVGLILHSGLLVPYFSWKHSHRRHHSNTGSLERDEVFVPKQKSSISWFSKYLNNPPGRFLTITITLTLGWPLYLACNVSGRPYDRFACHYDPYGPIFNDRERAEIYISDAGVLAVTYGLYRLAVAKGLAWVLCVYGGPLLVVNAFLVLITYLQHTHVALPHYDSSEWDWLRGALATVDRDYGILNKVFHNITDTHVAHHLFSTMPHYHAMEATKAIKPILGEYYQFDGTPFYKAMWREGKECIYVQQDEGKPKSKGVYWYSNKFD